One part of the Eubalaena glacialis isolate mEubGla1 chromosome 19, mEubGla1.1.hap2.+ XY, whole genome shotgun sequence genome encodes these proteins:
- the PPP1R1B gene encoding protein phosphatase 1 regulatory subunit 1B isoform X1 gives MDPKDRKKIQFSVPAPPSQLDPRQVEMIRRRRPTPAMLFRLSEHSSPEEEASPHQQRASGEGHHLKSKRANPCAYTPPSLKAVQRIAESHLQSISNVGENQASEEEDELGELRELGYPREEEEEEEDDEEEEEEEDSQAEILKGSRGSAGQKTTCGQGLEGPWERPPPLDEPQRDGSSEDQVEDPALNEPGEEPQRPAHPEPGT, from the exons ATGGACCCCAAGGACCGCAAGAAGATCCAGTTCTCCGTGCCCGCGCCCCCCAGCCAGCTCGACCCCCGCCAGGTGGAGATG ATCCGTCGCAGGAGACCAACCCCTGCCATGCTGTTCCGGCTCTCAGAGCACTCCTCGCCAG AGGAGGAGGCCTCACCCCACCAG CAGAGAGCCTCAGGAGAGGGGCACCACCTCAAGTCGAAGAGAGCCAACCCCTGTGCCTACACACCCCCCTCGCTGAAAG CTGTGCAGCGCATTGCTGAGTCTCACCTGCAGTCCATCAGCAACGTGGGTGAGAACCAGGCCTCAGAGGAGGAGGATGAGCTGGGGGAGCTGCGGGAGCTGGGCTACccaagagaggaagaagaggaggaggaggatgacgaagaagaggaggaggaggaggacagccAGGCTGAAATCCTGAAGGGCAGCAGGGGGTCTG CTGGGCAGAAGACTACTTGTGGCCAAGGTCTGGAGGGTCCCTGGGAGCGCCCGCCTCCTCTGGATGAGCCCCAGAGAGACGGAAGCTCTGAGGACCAAGTGGAAGACCCGGCATTAAATG AACCCGGGGAGGAGCCGCAGCGCCCTGCTCACCCTGAACCTGGCACATAG
- the PPP1R1B gene encoding protein phosphatase 1 regulatory subunit 1B isoform X2: MDPKDRKKIQFSVPAPPSQLDPRQVEMIRRRRPTPAMLFRLSEHSSPEEEASPHQRASGEGHHLKSKRANPCAYTPPSLKAVQRIAESHLQSISNVGENQASEEEDELGELRELGYPREEEEEEEDDEEEEEEEDSQAEILKGSRGSAGQKTTCGQGLEGPWERPPPLDEPQRDGSSEDQVEDPALNEPGEEPQRPAHPEPGT, encoded by the exons ATGGACCCCAAGGACCGCAAGAAGATCCAGTTCTCCGTGCCCGCGCCCCCCAGCCAGCTCGACCCCCGCCAGGTGGAGATG ATCCGTCGCAGGAGACCAACCCCTGCCATGCTGTTCCGGCTCTCAGAGCACTCCTCGCCAG AGGAGGAGGCCTCACCCCACCAG AGAGCCTCAGGAGAGGGGCACCACCTCAAGTCGAAGAGAGCCAACCCCTGTGCCTACACACCCCCCTCGCTGAAAG CTGTGCAGCGCATTGCTGAGTCTCACCTGCAGTCCATCAGCAACGTGGGTGAGAACCAGGCCTCAGAGGAGGAGGATGAGCTGGGGGAGCTGCGGGAGCTGGGCTACccaagagaggaagaagaggaggaggaggatgacgaagaagaggaggaggaggaggacagccAGGCTGAAATCCTGAAGGGCAGCAGGGGGTCTG CTGGGCAGAAGACTACTTGTGGCCAAGGTCTGGAGGGTCCCTGGGAGCGCCCGCCTCCTCTGGATGAGCCCCAGAGAGACGGAAGCTCTGAGGACCAAGTGGAAGACCCGGCATTAAATG AACCCGGGGAGGAGCCGCAGCGCCCTGCTCACCCTGAACCTGGCACATAG